The segment TCCTATTGCTGAAAGAAATTATATGCAAGTTGCATAAGTACAGGATTATATAgttgttagaaaaaaaatatgttaagaatTCAATAAACCCATTTGTTAATGCAAATATCTTATGCAATAAtcttagaataatttataaactactACTATAAGAgtaaaatacacatttatttgctagtaattaatatttaaactgtattatgtaaattttgtataatattaaagtggAAGAAGCTGTTTCTCTTGCACTAATATAAGTGGGTGGTTGTGGGATGATGAAAATTGCACCAATTTTTGTATTAACAGTATTATGTAAGTGTACTAAATATAACTAATGCaaaccaaatattataaaagtgttagaaataaactcacTGTATCATATTGTTCATGTTATTTTTAGAACACACAAAACTGCTCAATTTAAAACTtcagacataatattataaaaagaagaaggttaaaagtctttaaaattattttataaaatattttagtttcgaAACCAAGGTAATATTAGCCATTCAAGACGAGATaataatagcaaaaaaaatggtaacctgtttattttttattactaagtcAACTCATTAAACTTCCATTGTTTTAAAACTGAAACTAATTTTTACCACGCGCATTAATTTTCTATAGAGATAATATTCTCAATTACGCAAATTTACAGACGGAACTAAAGGAAGTCACTATTagcattttaaaaattcttaccCAGCGCTATTCATTATGTAATGAAGGTTATAACGAAAAACAGAATATTTTCCAAAGTCGCAAACGACTCTTTATGCTGTACAGAAACACTAGAGATATCTACGTATAGTTTGAAAAGAATCACCGCATgtttttttgttgataatacGCGTAAACGTGCTTGCAGCCTCTACGCCGGGTGAATAAATGACATTTTACGTCAAAAAACGAGCCAAGGAAATGGAGTTGTCGAAACTGTCAAAAAATTCCACAGACAAAATAAGCAATTGGTTAtgctaaaattatcaaaaaatatatatggaatATAGCGGACcatagagaatttaatttaaattcattcatcCAGCATCCTGCAACTTGAAACTTCCAGCAAGAAACCCTGCATTGCTCTTGCTACTCTTTCTAGCTTCAAATGTTATCGtacattttcatacaaatagaaagagacaataaaatatggtattttCCTGCTAAATTCCAATAAGTAAAACTAGCAGGATTCTAAATTCATTTCTAAGTCCGCAGCCCGCGCCTCCTCAGTATTTCATAACCTACAACCGGCGGAAGATCACGTTTTGCGATCCCGGTGAGAATCTTCGAGAATAAGTTTTGGATCCACATTGAAATACTGTATTAATCCATCCGCACAAAAATGTTGCGCTTACCTCGCGTTGTTCGTCAGAGCATCTCATTACACAAATCGCAACAACTAACACGATCTTACGCAAAAGATGTGAGGTTCGGCGCTGATGTAAGAGCCCTCATGCTGCAGGGCGTAGACATTCTGGCCGACGCCGTCGCCGTCACAATGGGTCCAAAAGGCAGAAACGTTATTCTAGAACAATCATGGGGCTCACCGAAAATCACAAAGGACGGTGTCACAGTCGCCAAGGGTGTCGAACTCAAGGACAAATTCCAGAACATTGGCGCTAAACTAGTGCAAAATGTTGCGAACAACACAAACGAGGAAGCCGGCGACGGCACGACCACAGCCACCGTGCTTGCCAGGGCCATCGCTAAGGAAGGTTTCGAAAAGATCTCGAAGGGCGCTAATCCGATCGAGATCCGTCGCGGCGTGATGCTCGCTGTCGACGCGGTCAAGGACAAGCTGAAAGGTATGTCGAAACCGGTCACCACCCCCGAGGAAATCGCGCAGGTCGCGACCATCTCGGCCAACGGCGACACCGCTATCGGTCAACTCATCGCTGACGCAATGAAGAAGGTGGGCAGAGACGGCGTGATCACTGTCAAGGACGGCAAAACTCTTACCGACGAGCTAGAGATCATTGAAGGTATGAAATTCGACAGAGGTTATATTTCACCATATTTCATCAACTCCTCCAAAGGTGCCAAAGTTGAATTCCAAGATGCCCTGGTATTATTCTCTGAGAAGAAAATCAGCAATGTGCAGACCATTATCCCCGCATTGGAGTTGGCTAACCAACAGAGGAAGCCACTGATCATTGTCGCAGAGGATGTAGATGGTGAGGCACTCTCGACCCTGGTAGTTAACAGACTTAAAATTGGTCTCCAAGTTGCAGCTGTCAAAGCTCCAGGTTTTGGTGACAACCGCAAATCTACACTCAGTGACATGGCCATCGCTACTGGTGGAGTTGTCTTTGGGGATGATGCAAACCTCATCAAGATTGAGGATGTCCAGCTGGCTGATTTCGGACAGGTGGGTGAAGTGATCATCACAAAAGATGACACACTCTTGTTGAAGGGCAAAGGAAAGAAATCTGATATTGACAGGAGAGCTGAACAAATCCGTGATCAAATTCAAGAGACTAACTCTGAATATGAGAAGGAGAAGTTGCAGGAGCGTCTCGCCAGGCTTGCGTCTGGTGTTGCTGTGCTCCATGTTGGAGGGTCCAGTGAGGTTGAAGTCAATGAAAAGAAAGACAGAGTCAATGATGCTCTCAATGCTACTCGCGCCGCAGTTGAGGAAGGTATTGTCCCTGGTGGTGGCTCTGCTCTCCTCAGATGTATCCCAGTCTTGGAAGCTCTCAAGACTGCCAACAGTGACCAAGCAACTGGTGTAGATATTGTTAAGAAAGCCCTCAAAATGCCCTGTATGACCATTGCACGTAATGCAGGCATTGATGGATCCGTAGTAGTTGCTAAAGTAGAGGACCTGGGACCTGAATTTGGTTATGATGCTTTAAATAATGAGTATGTTAACATGATTGAGAAGGGTATCATTGACCCAACAAAGGTCGTAAGAACAGCACTAACAGATGCCAGTGGTGTTGCCTCTCTCTTAACGACCGCTGAAGCTGTGATCTGTGAAATTCCACAAGAGAAGGAGCCCAACCCCATGGCAGGCATGGGCGGTATGGGCGGCATGGGAGGCATGGGTGGCATGGGCGGCATGATGTAAAGCACCTAAAAGGACTTAACCAAATGCATTTATGGTGAAAAAACTTTATTGTAGTTAACCGTTATGGGTATTTGCAATTCCTGTGTAGTCTGATTCAATTTACAAATGTGATGTATGAGTGAATATTAATTTGGATGGAGtctgtttgtgtttatttagaAAGACAATTTTCTGTCTTGTtagaaatatttagttttgtttgctTCGTTAGTGCGAgcaagtgttatttttaaataaaatataatgtttttattttctttttgttttttcttccctttatttttatatgtagctAGCACACTAGCATTTTCACATAAGTATTGTTTCCATGATAACCTTGAAATAGATTCTACGAATAAAGATGTAAAAATCCTGTAAATACTTTATCTCTTAGTTTTTTATACATTGAGCACATGATATTAGTTTGTCATGTCATTGTTGAactaaagtttataaaatataaatgccaTGGCAACAGATtacggatataaaatgtatattgatcTATGTATTAGAATAACATTAGGGGCTAGGGCTAAAAGAATATACCTCCAACCTAATAAACTGTTCAATGttcaaaaagtatatttttataggaatcAACAATCCTACACGTGTCCCATTTTGTACCAGAAATAACTTTAGTCCCATTTAGATCCCGTTTCTGTGTCCCTACCATTTAGCACGCATTTGTTAATAGCAATAATAAACCGGTTTCCATTTGACCCCATTCACGCAAGTGAAGggcttgtaaaattttaatttagaagttTCTAGATACCTATTCATTGAGTTACAATTTGAGACGGGTTACGTAACTTGAATCGTGCATATTTGCAATAGCGTTGTGTTTCGTTTGTTAGCTTTTTTACTACCTCACTGATAAAGTAAATCGTGTTATTATCACACAAGGTTCATTGTCCATGTGTGTAAAGTACGAACTAAGACGGGTGTGTACTATAAGATAAGTTAGCGCGGGAAATTCGGTTTAAATCTTGGACCTTGATAATTAAGTGTACAAATTTAAATGCCAATTACATTCGCTACGATTTTTGGAATTTTGTAGTCGGGAATTGGATTACCTATATAAGAAGCAGATATGGCAATAGGCCATATTGTAGTCTGTAGTTGCATGATACCATCAAAAGTAATTTGACGAAAGTGAATTCACTAGTTGCGTTCCTTCTTCTGGAATATAAATcactatttatatattgatatacCTTTACACTTAAAGGCACCTCGATATTAGATCATATTATTCCTATCGATAGAATTACATTATCACGATGTTCAAAGGTtagatatttttgcataataaaaaGGTATTTGCATGTTGCGTCCTTACTCCTTACACAGAAACATCTTTACAACTACGACTATTCTTTTTGCTTTGTTTTGGTCACAGCGTACAACCTACTTAATGCCTATTAGAATAATGTCCCGGCTTCGATTCCCAAATAAATAGCTTTTGTGAATTTGACTAAGATCCAATTAGCCGGAAATCAAGATTGAATCGCTCAGAGTGGGTTGATAGATTGGCAGGCGGACAGTCGTAGTTATAGATAATGGTGTAgtaacacacacactcacatctTACAACCCCGatgaggtaggcagaggcgtaagtGGTACACTCGATTtcgtgtatttcgtcccataataTGGTAGGGGATGCGcgtatatcggacacaaatttcgaACGTCAAgcggaaaaatccaatattatttttcccgaactgggattcaaacccgagaCGTCAAAGCGGGTCTCTTACTGCGAACGCAttagaactacgccaccgaggcaatcagtATAGGAAGAGGTATTCTAAATTTAGTCATTTTGGTATATTGTGATCTTTTCTTTAACGCTACCTCAGAAGGCAACATAACCAGGAATATACTTCATGGTATTGTAGACACGTTTTAAAGTATACCAGACGTACCTACATTCTTTTGATCTAAGCAACAGAAttcgaaatattattaattctaaGTGTAgatgtttaagaaaatattactaaGTACTACATTTCGGCATAAAACTGTACCTACGTTACGGTTAATTGTTGGCATAATACTTACCTATAAATTTTATCAGCTTACTCAATACTTTCAAATTACAGCGTCAGCTATAAAAATGGCATTATATAACACCATTGTGTCgaggttataaaaataacatcataatATGTGTTTCCAAATATTTGTGTCCAAATAACATGaatttacattacatattataattccaaataatataatattcttatcaATTCTCTGTCCTTCGAATATGGGTAATATCCCGGTGTTTGTTTCATAAGCCCTCCCCGAGGAGTCTTGCGCTTTCATTCCATACATATATGACGCACAATTCCGGACCGGAACCTGTAAGATTTACgcattgcttttaaaatatatattttagatatttttggacattttaaaataccaaaatattcgTTATACATATATGGTTGCAAATGTTATGATGTGTATTTAAGAAAGAGTACAACAATTTTACTGGcaaaatcattatgaaaataatgagacaatattcacattataagaaaaaattaacaaccaaagtaaaaataacatttattattgtaga is part of the Manduca sexta isolate Smith_Timp_Sample1 chromosome 10, JHU_Msex_v1.0, whole genome shotgun sequence genome and harbors:
- the LOC115452155 gene encoding heat shock protein 60A, with amino-acid sequence MLRLPRVVRQSISLHKSQQLTRSYAKDVRFGADVRALMLQGVDILADAVAVTMGPKGRNVILEQSWGSPKITKDGVTVAKGVELKDKFQNIGAKLVQNVANNTNEEAGDGTTTATVLARAIAKEGFEKISKGANPIEIRRGVMLAVDAVKDKLKGMSKPVTTPEEIAQVATISANGDTAIGQLIADAMKKVGRDGVITVKDGKTLTDELEIIEGMKFDRGYISPYFINSSKGAKVEFQDALVLFSEKKISNVQTIIPALELANQQRKPLIIVAEDVDGEALSTLVVNRLKIGLQVAAVKAPGFGDNRKSTLSDMAIATGGVVFGDDANLIKIEDVQLADFGQVGEVIITKDDTLLLKGKGKKSDIDRRAEQIRDQIQETNSEYEKEKLQERLARLASGVAVLHVGGSSEVEVNEKKDRVNDALNATRAAVEEGIVPGGGSALLRCIPVLEALKTANSDQATGVDIVKKALKMPCMTIARNAGIDGSVVVAKVEDLGPEFGYDALNNEYVNMIEKGIIDPTKVVRTALTDASGVASLLTTAEAVICEIPQEKEPNPMAGMGGMGGMGGMGGMGGMM